CCATCGCCGAGGCGATCCAATACGCGCACCGCCAGGGTGTCCTGCACCGCGATCTCAAACCCTCCAACGTTCTCATCGACGCCGCCGACCGCCCGCAAATCACCGACTTCGGGCTGGCCAAATTGCTTTCGGACGAATCGGACCTGACGGTGACCGGCCAACTGCTCGGTTCACCCAACTACATGCCGCCCGAACAAGCGGCCATGAAGCGCGAGCAGATCGGTCCACCCAGCGATGTCTATTCGCTCGGTGCGATTCTTTATCACCTGCTCACGGGACGGCCCCCCTTTGTGGGCGAGACACTCCATGACGTGGTGCTGCAGGTGTTGAACCATGAACCCGTCGCTTTGCGCGTGCTGAATCCCGGCGTGCCCCGCGACCTGGACACTGTCTGCCTCAAGTGTTTGGAAAAAGACCCGCCGCGGCGTTATCAATCGGCACAAGAGTTGGCCGATGAACTGGGACGTTTACTGCGCGATGAACCGATCCGCGCCCGACCGGTTGGCCCGGCGGAGAAACTCTGGCGATGGTCGCGCCGCAACACGAAGGTAGCCGGCCTCGCCGGGTCTTTGACCCTGGTTTTCGCTCTCGGTTTGAGCGGTGTGATCTGGCAATGGCGCCGGGCGGAGCACAACGCGAGCGAGGAACTGCGCCAGCGCCAGCGAACCGAGGCGACGTTGGAGAGAATGGAAATTCAGCGGGCCGAAGATTTCTTTACAGCCGACAACTCGGCGGCGGGAGTGGCGCATCTCGCCCGCGTGTTACGACAACATCCCGCGAATCAAGTTGTGGCGGAGCGATTGTTGTCCGCGTTGACTCAACGCAGTTTCGCTCTGCCCGTCACCGCGCCGCTCCAACATGACGATCGTGTTCGTTCCGCCCGGTTTAGTCCGGATGGGCAGCGGGTGGTCACGGCTTCGGATGACAAGACCGCGCGTGTGTGGGATGCGCACACTGGCCAACCACTGACCGGGCCGCTCAAACATGATGCGGCTGTCCTCTTCGCCGAGTTCAGCCCGGATGGGCAGCGGGTAGTCACCGCTTCGGATGACAAGACCGCGCGGGTCTGGGATGCGCGCACCGGCCAGCCGGTGACTCAGCCGCTTAAACATCATGACCCTGTCTTTTCCGCCCAGTTTAGTGCCGATGGCCAGCGCGTACTCACTGTTTCCTCCAACATGGCGCGGGTCTGGGATACGCGCACCGGCCAGCCGCTGATTGAACCGCTCAGACATGATGACAACATCGATTCCGCCCAGTTCAGCCCGGATGGCCAGCAGGTGCTGACAGCTTCCGATGACAGGACCGCCCGGGTCTGGAATGCCCGCACAGGCCGGCCCCTACTCCAGCCAATGAAACATGATGCTAAAGTTTA
This window of the Verrucomicrobiota bacterium genome carries:
- a CDS encoding serine/threonine protein kinase, with product MSQTRTCPKCGAELPGAALEGLCPRCVARLAFDFGSPRTRLPYFGDYELLEEIARGGMGVVYRARQLSLNRVVAVKMILFGQFASRDFVQRFRTESEAAANLHHPNIVAIHEVGEHEGQHYFSMDYVEGRNLAELVRENPLPAARAAKYVQAIAEAIQYAHRQGVLHRDLKPSNVLIDAADRPQITDFGLAKLLSDESDLTVTGQLLGSPNYMPPEQAAMKREQIGPPSDVYSLGAILYHLLTGRPPFVGETLHDVVLQVLNHEPVALRVLNPGVPRDLDTVCLKCLEKDPPRRYQSAQELADELGRLLRDEPIRARPVGPAEKLWRWSRRNTKVAGLAGSLTLVFALGLSGVIWQWRRAEHNASEELRQRQRTEATLERMEIQRAEDFFTADNSAAGVAHLARVLRQHPANQVVAERLLSALTQRSFALPVTAPLQHDDRVRSARFSPDGQRVVTASDDKTARVWDAHTGQPLTGPLKHDAAVLFAEFSPDGQRVVTASDDKTARVWDARTGQPVTQPLKHHDPVFSAQFSADGQRVLTVSSNMARVWDTRTGQPLIEPLRHDDNIDSAQFSPDGQQVLTASDDRTARVWNARTGRPLLQPMKHDAKVYSAQFSPDGQRVVTASLDKTARVWDARTGQPLSEPLQHYELVTSAKFSPDGRRIVTCSDDNTARVWDARTGRLVTEPLKHDSAVVFAQFSPDGERILAVSTYGNIRGEISKSCGRRGVEKRHPEGDKKTCCHHTMAAQPSGHLWN